A single genomic interval of Methylobacterium bullatum harbors:
- the tsaB gene encoding tRNA threonylcarbamoyladenosine biosynthesis protein TsaB, with product MRILAIDTALDACSVCIATDLSDDLLAEESMTLARGHAEALLPMLERVMARVEGGFESLDRVAVTVGPGSYTGLRVGLSAARAVGLAAQIPVVGVTTLSGLLAPLLATNGQGLIAAAIDARHGSVYFQAMNMAEGIVVPPSLLRLEEAADHVGRDTVTLVGSGAPALSSLLRSRGIAATVSDAGPPQIAWIASLGMLADPAQALARPLYLRGPDATPQDHARLARR from the coding sequence TTGCGTATCCTGGCTATCGACACGGCGCTCGACGCCTGCTCCGTCTGCATCGCGACGGATCTCTCCGACGATCTCCTCGCCGAAGAATCCATGACGCTGGCCCGTGGCCATGCCGAGGCGCTGCTTCCCATGCTCGAACGCGTGATGGCGCGGGTGGAGGGCGGGTTCGAGAGCCTCGACCGGGTCGCCGTCACCGTCGGTCCCGGGAGCTATACCGGTCTGCGCGTCGGCCTGTCGGCTGCCCGGGCCGTCGGCCTCGCGGCACAGATTCCGGTGGTCGGCGTCACCACTCTCTCGGGGCTCCTGGCACCGCTCCTCGCCACGAACGGCCAGGGCCTGATCGCGGCCGCGATCGATGCCCGGCACGGCTCCGTCTATTTTCAGGCCATGAACATGGCGGAAGGCATCGTGGTGCCTCCGAGCCTGTTGCGGCTTGAGGAAGCGGCCGATCACGTGGGTCGCGACACCGTCACCCTGGTCGGGTCCGGAGCGCCCGCCCTGTCGAGCCTGCTCAGGTCCCGCGGCATCGCCGCGACGGTCAGCGATGCCGGCCCGCCGCAGATCGCCTGGATCGCCTCCCTCGGCATGCTGGCCGACCCCGCCCAAGCCCTGGCACGTCCGCTCTATCTGCGCGGACCGGACGCCACTCCCCAGGATCACGCGAGGCTGGCCCGTCGATGA
- the ybeY gene encoding Endoribonuclease YbeY, whose amino-acid sequence MPEIESEIDVAVEDPRWQSVLPDLEAFVVRAVEAGIAIAPDGPDHPVEVSVLLTTDAVVQDLNRTWRGKDKPTNVLSFPAPPQPAHAGVAVPLGDVVLAYDTMLRESAEQGKPLQHHLAHLLIHGTLHLLGQDHETGDADANAMEALETEALHGLGIPDPYAD is encoded by the coding sequence ATGCCCGAGATCGAATCCGAGATCGACGTCGCCGTGGAGGACCCTCGCTGGCAATCCGTGCTGCCGGACCTCGAAGCCTTCGTCGTCCGTGCGGTCGAGGCGGGGATCGCCATTGCCCCCGATGGGCCGGATCATCCGGTGGAGGTGAGCGTGCTCCTCACCACCGATGCCGTGGTGCAGGATCTGAACCGCACCTGGCGCGGCAAGGACAAGCCCACCAACGTCCTGTCCTTTCCTGCCCCACCGCAACCCGCCCATGCCGGTGTCGCGGTGCCCCTCGGCGATGTCGTTCTTGCGTATGACACGATGCTGCGCGAGAGTGCCGAGCAGGGAAAACCGCTTCAACATCACCTCGCGCATCTTCTGATCCATGGCACTCTTCATCTTCTCGGCCAGGACCACGAGACCGGCGACGCGGATGCGAACGCCATGGAGGCCTTGGAGACCGAAGCCCTGCACGGCCTCGGTATTCCCGACCCTTATGCCGACTGA
- the yycB gene encoding putative transporter YycB, whose amino-acid sequence MTEPTLRNARPVLVGLGMMLVAFNMRPALTSLGPLLDAIRAETGLTATGAAFLTTLPVLCLGLACVLGPVMVRRTGAERGVLVAILVIALGSALRGLGGLPPLFAGACIAAVGIGLAGVLLPGLVKRDFSGQAGLMTGLYTMVLCLGAATGAGSAVPLADAFGGWTRAMAVWAVPAVAAAIAWIVVVPHREKGPPPARRRPLWRDSLAWQVTGFMGLQSSLAYITFGWLPVVLQSRGLSAVEAGFVTSIMSIGQAPSALLVPAFAARLRDQRGIAIALLILSAASFLALVDGPVALVLPFGLGLGLGIGGLFGLALTIVVLRARDAVGAADLSAMSQAVGYSIAALGPLGFGLAHDLFGGWRVSAGLFCAIALASGIFALGAGRDRKVGAPPAAE is encoded by the coding sequence GTGACTGAACCCACATTGCGGAACGCCCGCCCCGTCCTCGTCGGGCTCGGGATGATGCTCGTCGCGTTCAACATGCGCCCCGCCCTCACCTCCCTCGGTCCCCTACTCGACGCCATCCGCGCCGAGACCGGCCTGACCGCCACGGGGGCGGCGTTCCTGACGACCCTGCCGGTCCTGTGCCTCGGCCTCGCCTGCGTGCTCGGCCCGGTCATGGTCCGGCGGACGGGGGCGGAGCGTGGTGTGCTGGTCGCGATCCTGGTCATCGCCCTCGGCTCGGCCCTGCGCGGGCTCGGAGGGCTCCCTCCCCTGTTTGCCGGGGCCTGTATCGCGGCCGTCGGGATCGGCCTTGCCGGCGTCCTGTTGCCCGGATTGGTGAAGCGCGACTTCTCGGGCCAAGCCGGGTTGATGACCGGCCTCTACACGATGGTCCTCTGCCTCGGCGCGGCGACAGGCGCCGGATCGGCGGTGCCCCTGGCCGATGCCTTCGGAGGCTGGACGCGGGCGATGGCGGTCTGGGCCGTGCCGGCCGTGGCGGCGGCCATCGCCTGGATCGTCGTCGTGCCCCACCGCGAAAAGGGACCGCCGCCAGCCCGCCGCCGCCCGCTCTGGCGCGATTCCCTCGCCTGGCAGGTCACCGGGTTCATGGGCCTGCAATCGTCCCTCGCCTACATCACCTTCGGCTGGCTCCCGGTCGTGCTGCAGAGCCGTGGCCTGTCGGCGGTGGAGGCCGGGTTCGTCACCTCCATCATGAGCATCGGACAAGCGCCGAGCGCCCTCCTCGTGCCGGCTTTCGCCGCGCGGCTGCGGGACCAGCGCGGCATTGCGATCGCCCTTCTCATCCTGTCGGCGGCGAGTTTCCTGGCTCTGGTCGACGGACCGGTCGCGCTCGTTCTCCCGTTCGGGCTCGGGCTCGGTCTCGGGATCGGCGGCTTGTTCGGCCTCGCCCTCACCATCGTGGTGCTGCGCGCCCGCGACGCGGTCGGTGCGGCCGACCTCTCGGCGATGTCCCAGGCAGTGGGCTATTCCATCGCCGCCCTCGGGCCGCTGGGATTCGGCTTGGCGCACGACCTGTTCGGCGGCTGGCGCGTCTCGGCCGGTCTGTTCTGCGCCATCGCCCTGGCGTCCGGGATCTTCGCCCTCGGCGCGGGCCGCGACCGTAAGGTCGGAGCGCCTCCCGCCGCGGAATGA
- the katA gene encoding Catalase, producing MSDQRPILTTRQGHPVRDNQSTRTVGERGPATLENYQFIEKITHFDRERIPERVVHARGAGAHGYFEAYGKIGNEPASKYTRARVLNETGVKTPMFVRFSTVAGAKESPETERDPRGFAVKFKTVDGNWDLVGNNLKVFFIRDAIKFPDMIHAFKPDPVTNRQEAWRFFDFVAQHPEAIHMVTHLKSPWGIPANYREMEGSGVNTYKLVNDQGEAVLCKFHWEPKQGIRNLTSAQASEIQAKDVGHATRDLYDNISKGNFPEWEFCVQIMPDGPNDHLSFDPLDDTKLWPVEDFPLLPVGRMVLDRVPDNFFAEVEQSAFGTGVLVDGIDFSDDKMLQGRTLSYSDTQRYRVGANYLQLPINAPQPGVKVYSNQRDGQMTYSVDGTGPNRHINYEPSTLAEGLREAPKPAKDYHQPVQGQLGRYQTSRTEDDYTQAGVRYRSFQDWERDDLIANLVGDMKQCPEAIQLRMVWHFWHADEDYGRRVAEGAGIDLEKAKALPPLPGRAAPGKRLQAETYTDGSQAHRVAAE from the coding sequence ATGAGCGATCAACGCCCGATACTGACCACCCGCCAGGGCCATCCGGTCCGTGACAACCAGAGCACGCGCACGGTCGGCGAGCGGGGACCGGCGACCCTCGAGAACTATCAGTTCATCGAGAAGATCACTCATTTCGACCGTGAGCGCATTCCCGAGCGCGTCGTCCATGCCCGCGGCGCCGGCGCCCATGGCTATTTCGAGGCCTATGGCAAGATCGGCAACGAGCCGGCTTCCAAGTATACCCGTGCCCGCGTGCTGAACGAAACCGGCGTGAAGACGCCGATGTTCGTGCGCTTCTCCACCGTGGCCGGCGCCAAGGAGAGCCCTGAGACCGAGCGCGATCCGCGCGGCTTCGCGGTGAAGTTCAAGACCGTCGACGGCAACTGGGATCTCGTGGGTAACAACCTCAAGGTCTTCTTCATCCGCGACGCGATCAAGTTCCCCGACATGATCCACGCGTTCAAGCCGGACCCGGTGACGAACCGCCAGGAGGCATGGCGCTTCTTCGACTTCGTGGCCCAGCATCCCGAAGCCATCCACATGGTGACGCACCTGAAGTCGCCCTGGGGCATTCCGGCCAACTATCGCGAGATGGAGGGCTCGGGCGTCAACACTTACAAGCTGGTCAACGACCAGGGCGAAGCCGTGCTCTGCAAGTTCCATTGGGAGCCCAAGCAGGGCATCCGCAATCTGACCTCGGCCCAGGCCTCCGAGATCCAGGCCAAGGATGTCGGTCACGCCACCCGCGACCTCTATGACAACATCTCCAAGGGCAACTTCCCCGAGTGGGAGTTCTGCGTGCAGATCATGCCAGACGGGCCGAACGACCACCTGTCCTTCGATCCGCTGGACGATACCAAGCTGTGGCCGGTCGAGGACTTCCCGCTTCTGCCCGTGGGCCGCATGGTGCTGGACCGCGTGCCGGACAACTTCTTTGCGGAAGTCGAGCAGTCGGCCTTCGGAACGGGCGTGCTCGTGGACGGTATCGACTTCTCGGACGACAAGATGCTCCAGGGCCGGACGCTGTCCTACTCGGACACCCAGCGCTATCGCGTCGGCGCGAACTACCTGCAGCTGCCGATCAATGCGCCGCAGCCCGGCGTGAAGGTGTATTCGAACCAGCGTGATGGCCAGATGACCTATTCGGTCGACGGCACCGGTCCGAACCGGCACATCAACTACGAGCCGTCGACGCTGGCCGAGGGCCTTCGCGAGGCTCCGAAGCCCGCAAAGGACTACCACCAGCCGGTCCAGGGCCAGCTCGGCCGCTACCAGACCTCGCGTACCGAGGACGATTACACCCAGGCGGGCGTTCGCTACCGTTCGTTCCAGGATTGGGAGCGCGACGACCTGATCGCCAATCTCGTGGGTGACATGAAGCAGTGCCCGGAAGCCATCCAGCTGCGGATGGTCTGGCACTTCTGGCACGCCGACGAGGATTACGGTCGTCGCGTTGCCGAGGGTGCCGGCATCGATCTGGAGAAGGCCAAGGCTCTGCCGCCGCTTCCGGGCCGCGCAGCTCCGGGCAAGCGTCTCCAGGCCGAGACCTACACGGATGGCAGCCAGGCGCATCGCGTCGCCGCCGAATAA
- the nfuA gene encoding Fe/S biogenesis protein NfuA: MFIQTEATPNPATLKFLPGRVVLPESTFEARDAESAARSPLAQRLFDVPGVAGVYFGHDFISVTKIENEHGWPQVKPAILGAIMEHFQSGAPVLAEGVVLGGDDAEEFYDEADHDTVVTIKDLLETRVRPAVASDGGDITFRGFKEGVVYLEMKGACSGCPSSTATLRHGVQNLFKHFLPEVREVQAV, from the coding sequence ATGTTCATCCAGACCGAAGCCACCCCGAACCCCGCCACCCTGAAGTTCCTTCCCGGCCGCGTGGTCCTGCCCGAATCGACCTTCGAGGCGCGCGATGCCGAATCCGCTGCGCGCTCTCCCCTGGCGCAGCGCCTGTTCGACGTACCCGGTGTCGCGGGGGTGTATTTCGGCCACGACTTCATCTCGGTGACGAAGATCGAGAACGAGCATGGCTGGCCGCAGGTGAAGCCCGCGATCCTCGGTGCGATCATGGAGCACTTCCAGTCGGGCGCCCCGGTCCTGGCCGAGGGCGTCGTCCTCGGCGGCGACGACGCGGAGGAGTTCTACGACGAGGCGGACCACGACACCGTCGTGACCATCAAGGACCTTCTCGAGACCCGTGTGCGTCCGGCTGTCGCCAGCGATGGCGGCGACATCACCTTCCGCGGCTTCAAGGAGGGCGTGGTCTACCTGGAAATGAAGGGTGCCTGTTCCGGCTGCCCGTCTTCCACCGCCACCCTCCGGCACGGCGTGCAGAACCTGTTCAAGCACTTCCTCCCCGAGGTGCGCGAGGTCCAGGCGGTCTGA
- the tlyC gene encoding Hemolysin C, translated as MTNDRSRGAALAAPSSGDGEAQAREPWYDRLLHAFHLRPRDSLRDDIEDALAEPDSGENVFSPLERAMLKNVLGLHKVRVDDVMIPRADIVAVSMETSLGDLLKLFRTAGHSRLPVYGETLDDPRGMVHIRDFVDHIAAKAEATPRRPSAAVASALPDTSGDVVAVVPPRPRRSTRALKALNLGNVDLSATLASTRIQRPVLFVPPSMPAIDLLVRMQATRTHMALVIDEYGGTDGLISIEDLIEMVVGDIEDEHDVAEGHLVQRVEGDSDVFIADARAGLAEVSEVSGVDLVAAVGEMAEEIDTIGGLIVTLAGRVPSRGELITGPGDLEFEVLDADPRRVKRLRLHRGPMKIAPLIPLALPPPSSGPIAEAS; from the coding sequence ATGACGAACGATCGAAGTCGCGGCGCGGCTCTGGCTGCGCCCAGTAGCGGTGACGGTGAGGCGCAGGCGCGCGAGCCCTGGTACGACCGCCTGCTGCACGCCTTCCATCTCCGGCCGCGCGATTCGTTGCGCGACGATATCGAGGATGCGCTGGCCGAACCCGATTCGGGCGAGAACGTGTTCTCCCCCCTCGAGCGGGCCATGCTCAAGAATGTCCTGGGGCTGCACAAGGTGCGGGTGGACGACGTGATGATCCCGCGCGCGGACATCGTCGCCGTCTCCATGGAGACGAGCCTCGGCGATCTGCTCAAGCTCTTCCGCACAGCCGGCCATTCGCGGCTCCCGGTTTACGGCGAGACCCTCGACGACCCGCGCGGCATGGTCCACATCCGCGACTTCGTCGATCACATCGCCGCCAAAGCCGAAGCGACCCCCCGTCGTCCGAGCGCCGCCGTCGCCAGCGCCCTCCCCGACACGTCGGGCGACGTCGTCGCCGTCGTGCCCCCGCGCCCGCGCCGGAGCACCCGAGCGTTGAAGGCGCTCAACCTTGGCAATGTCGATCTCTCGGCGACCCTGGCCTCGACCCGGATCCAGCGTCCCGTCCTGTTCGTTCCGCCGTCCATGCCCGCCATCGATCTCCTGGTGAGGATGCAGGCGACGCGCACGCACATGGCCCTCGTCATCGACGAATATGGCGGGACCGACGGGCTCATCTCCATCGAAGACCTCATCGAGATGGTGGTCGGCGATATCGAGGACGAGCACGACGTGGCCGAAGGCCATCTGGTTCAGCGCGTCGAGGGCGATTCCGACGTGTTCATCGCCGATGCCCGTGCCGGACTCGCCGAGGTATCCGAGGTGAGCGGCGTCGATCTCGTCGCCGCGGTGGGCGAGATGGCCGAGGAGATCGACACGATCGGCGGCCTCATCGTCACGCTCGCCGGACGCGTTCCCTCGCGCGGCGAACTCATCACCGGACCGGGCGACCTCGAATTCGAGGTGCTCGACGCCGACCCGCGCCGGGTGAAGCGGTTGCGGCTGCATCGCGGCCCGATGAAGATCGCCCCGCTCATACCCCTGGCCCTGCCGCCTCCGAGCAGCGGTCCGATCGCCGAAGCCTCGTAG
- the mshD_1 gene encoding Mycothiol acetyltransferase → MNRPVSPLWALDWWLAWWDAWGGEPYVTPLRDSSSAAALARLHATAFARPWDAHEFERMLCERSTEAHALWRAGSIQGFILSRRVADEAEILTVVLAPAMRGGGLSHKLVREHLGHLALSGVRNVHLEVDEGNAAALKLYARHGFKQVGERTGYYARPDGSRATAFTMTASLS, encoded by the coding sequence ATGAATCGTCCCGTCTCTCCGCTCTGGGCTCTCGATTGGTGGCTGGCCTGGTGGGACGCCTGGGGTGGCGAGCCCTATGTCACGCCTCTGCGCGATTCCTCCTCCGCCGCCGCCCTCGCCCGCCTCCATGCCACCGCCTTCGCGCGGCCGTGGGATGCCCATGAATTCGAGCGGATGCTGTGCGAGCGCTCCACCGAGGCCCATGCCCTGTGGCGGGCCGGTTCGATCCAGGGCTTCATTCTCTCGCGCCGCGTGGCCGACGAGGCCGAGATTCTCACCGTCGTCCTGGCGCCTGCCATGCGCGGTGGGGGTCTGAGCCACAAGCTCGTGCGCGAGCATCTCGGGCATCTGGCATTGAGCGGCGTGCGCAACGTCCATCTCGAGGTCGACGAGGGCAACGCCGCCGCCTTGAAGCTCTATGCCCGTCACGGGTTCAAGCAGGTCGGCGAGCGGACGGGGTATTATGCCCGCCCCGATGGCAGCCGCGCCACCGCCTTCACCATGACGGCGTCCCTGTCGTGA
- the lnt gene encoding Apolipoprotein N-acyltransferase codes for MSYAFDGAGSPQAPLRGSATGPLAHLAQWIMLTSGWRRLLVAAAAGAVGALAMPPFGALPALVVSLSIAVWLIDGAATGRRGNRGAVIACAIIGWAWGFGYLTAGLWWLGSAFLVEADEFLWALPLGVIGLPAVLALFYAVGFALARLLWSPGLSRIAALAIGLSVCEWLRGHLFTGFPWNMLGMALGQNLWLMQSASAIGLYGLTLLAVLIGAAPATLATGETARGRYAPALVACAGLAVMALIGAARLPATPTPTVPGVRLRLVQPNLNQDAKFRPENRADIIDWYIGLSDRAAAPDRTGIADVTHVIWPESAFPFLIQRDPESLARIAAAFPAGRQLITGAARAEEPLPNERPRFFNSILTISSGPKLGDIYDKVHLVPFGEYLPGPLDAALRAVGLRQFVSIPGGFTPGNRSGQRLLDVTGLPPVVATICYEAIFPGEILPGHAPDGLTPVPGLILNLTNDAWFGDTPGPRQHFAQARLRAVEEGLPLVRDANTGISAVVDPYGRITARLPLGVEGILDADLPIRLPGRTPYAVLRDMPFAGMLAGLGLIALLVRRRIA; via the coding sequence ATGAGCTACGCCTTCGACGGTGCCGGGTCGCCTCAAGCGCCCCTGCGCGGAAGCGCGACGGGGCCGCTCGCTCACCTCGCGCAATGGATCATGCTCACCTCCGGCTGGCGCCGCCTGCTCGTTGCAGCCGCCGCGGGCGCCGTCGGCGCATTGGCGATGCCGCCCTTCGGCGCCCTGCCCGCCCTCGTCGTGTCGCTGAGCATCGCCGTCTGGCTGATCGACGGGGCGGCGACGGGGCGGCGGGGCAATCGCGGTGCCGTCATCGCCTGCGCGATCATCGGCTGGGCCTGGGGCTTCGGCTATCTCACCGCGGGCCTGTGGTGGCTCGGCTCCGCCTTCCTGGTGGAAGCGGACGAGTTCCTGTGGGCCCTGCCCCTCGGTGTCATCGGCCTGCCTGCCGTACTGGCGCTGTTCTATGCGGTGGGGTTCGCGCTGGCGCGGCTCCTCTGGTCGCCTGGACTCTCGCGTATCGCCGCCCTCGCCATCGGCCTTTCCGTTTGCGAATGGTTGCGCGGCCACCTCTTCACCGGGTTTCCCTGGAACATGCTCGGCATGGCGCTCGGGCAGAACCTGTGGCTGATGCAGTCCGCCTCGGCGATCGGGCTCTATGGACTCACGCTTCTGGCCGTCCTGATCGGCGCCGCGCCCGCCACCCTCGCCACGGGCGAGACGGCGCGCGGGCGCTACGCTCCGGCCCTGGTCGCCTGTGCCGGACTCGCGGTAATGGCCCTCATCGGCGCCGCGCGCCTGCCCGCGACCCCCACGCCCACGGTGCCGGGGGTGCGTCTGCGGCTGGTGCAGCCTAACCTCAACCAGGACGCCAAGTTCCGGCCCGAGAACCGGGCGGACATCATCGACTGGTATATCGGCCTCAGTGACCGCGCCGCCGCCCCGGACCGGACCGGGATCGCCGACGTCACCCACGTCATCTGGCCGGAATCGGCGTTTCCCTTCCTGATCCAGCGCGACCCGGAATCCCTGGCAAGAATCGCCGCCGCCTTTCCGGCTGGGCGGCAACTCATCACCGGCGCGGCCCGCGCCGAGGAGCCGTTGCCCAACGAGCGCCCGCGCTTCTTCAACTCGATCCTGACGATTTCGTCCGGTCCGAAGCTCGGCGACATCTACGACAAGGTTCATCTCGTCCCGTTCGGCGAGTATCTGCCGGGTCCCCTCGACGCCGCCTTGAGGGCAGTGGGCCTGCGCCAGTTCGTATCGATCCCCGGCGGATTCACGCCTGGCAATCGCTCCGGCCAGCGTCTCCTCGACGTGACGGGGCTTCCCCCCGTCGTCGCCACCATCTGCTACGAGGCGATCTTTCCCGGCGAGATCCTGCCCGGACACGCGCCCGACGGCCTGACGCCCGTTCCGGGGCTGATCCTGAACCTCACCAACGACGCCTGGTTCGGCGATACGCCGGGGCCGCGCCAGCACTTCGCCCAGGCCCGGCTGCGGGCCGTAGAGGAAGGATTGCCGCTGGTGCGCGACGCCAATACCGGCATCTCGGCGGTGGTCGATCCGTATGGGCGCATCACAGCGCGCCTGCCCCTGGGTGTCGAGGGCATCCTCGACGCGGATCTCCCCATCCGGTTGCCCGGCCGCACCCCCTATGCCGTTCTACGTGACATGCCCTTCGCCGGGATGCTTGCCGGCCTCGGCCTCATCGCCCTCCTGGTAAGGCGCCGCATCGCGTGA
- a CDS encoding PhoH-like protein, with amino-acid sequence MPASDGLSGRGAPLRGRGPAARIGEIVETVDVSLTFDDNRLASLVFGQYDQNVAHIERRLAVTATALGNHLVVKGPPDSAEKARKVFERLYARVTASGTALTLGDVDGAIQETTLQGNLFPTAEVSAEPDRPHFDQIATRKRGAVRARNAAQDTYIKLLRNHELVFAEGPAGTGKTWLAVGYAVSLLEQGHVEKLILSRPAVEAGERLGFLPGDMREKVDPYLRPIYDALYDFMEARHVDRSLQTGVIEIAPLAFMRGRTLTNAVVLLDEAQNTTSMQMKMFLTRLGENSRMIITGDPSQVDLPPGQKSGLVEAVNILDGVEGIGRVTFRDVDVVRHDLVRRIVTAYETAAHGEGGADRSLTSRRRPLA; translated from the coding sequence GTGCCGGCATCTGACGGTCTGAGTGGACGGGGGGCGCCCTTGCGGGGGCGTGGGCCGGCGGCGCGGATAGGTGAGATCGTGGAGACGGTGGACGTATCGCTGACCTTCGACGACAACCGCCTCGCGAGCCTCGTCTTCGGCCAGTACGACCAGAACGTGGCCCATATCGAGCGGCGCCTCGCCGTCACCGCCACGGCCCTGGGCAACCACCTCGTGGTGAAGGGGCCGCCGGATTCTGCCGAGAAGGCGCGCAAAGTCTTCGAGCGGCTCTATGCCCGCGTGACGGCGAGCGGTACCGCCCTCACCCTCGGCGATGTCGACGGAGCGATCCAGGAGACGACGCTCCAGGGCAACCTCTTCCCCACCGCCGAAGTGAGTGCCGAGCCGGACCGCCCGCATTTCGACCAGATCGCCACGCGCAAGCGCGGCGCCGTGCGAGCCAGGAACGCGGCTCAGGACACCTACATCAAGCTTCTGCGCAACCACGAGCTCGTCTTCGCCGAAGGCCCCGCCGGCACCGGCAAGACCTGGCTCGCGGTGGGCTACGCGGTGTCCCTGCTGGAACAGGGCCATGTGGAGAAGCTGATCCTGTCGCGCCCCGCCGTCGAGGCCGGCGAGCGCCTCGGCTTCCTGCCCGGCGACATGCGCGAGAAGGTCGATCCCTACCTGCGTCCGATCTACGACGCGCTCTACGACTTTATGGAGGCGCGGCATGTGGACCGCAGCCTGCAGACCGGCGTCATCGAGATCGCGCCCCTGGCCTTCATGCGCGGGCGGACCCTGACCAACGCCGTGGTCCTGCTCGACGAGGCGCAGAACACCACCTCGATGCAGATGAAGATGTTCCTCACCCGTCTCGGCGAGAACTCGCGGATGATCATCACCGGTGATCCGAGCCAGGTCGATCTGCCGCCCGGCCAGAAATCCGGCCTCGTGGAGGCCGTGAACATCCTCGACGGCGTCGAGGGGATCGGCCGGGTCACCTTCCGCGACGTCGACGTGGTGCGCCACGACCTCGTTCGCCGCATCGTCACGGCCTATGAGACCGCCGCCCATGGCGAGGGTGGTGCGGATCGCTCGCTCACGTCCCGCCGCCGTCCCCTGGCCTGA
- the miaB gene encoding tRNA-2-methylthio-N(6)-dimethylallyladenosine synthase, translated as MKKAFVKSYGCQMNAYDAGRMSDLLASQGYAATESVEEADVVVLNTCHIREKAADKVYSELGRLRVLKTARAEAGLDTRIVVAGCVAQAEGKEILARAPSVDVVVGPQNYHRLPDLLTRSASTRVVDTEFPVEDKFDHLPIRRTAAVSSFLTVQEGCDKFCAFCVVPYTRGAEVSRSVEAILDEARKLVRGGARELTLIGQNVNAYHGAGADGVPVTLPALIRALEAIPGLLRLRYTTSHPNDMADDLIRAHGEIAALMPYLHLPVQSGSTRVLQAMNRKHTGDQYRRLIERVRRVRPDIALSSDFIVGFPGETDVEFDETMRLVAEIGFASAYSFKYSPRPGTPAAEREDAVPEAVKSERLAALQALLDDQRHAFNASAVGHVVEVLVEKAGRHPGQVAGKTPHLLPVQFDAPAATIGTVVPVRVVRAGSNSLFGEAITDEAAAA; from the coding sequence TTGAAGAAAGCCTTCGTCAAATCCTACGGCTGCCAGATGAACGCCTACGATGCAGGCCGCATGTCGGACCTGCTCGCCAGCCAAGGCTATGCCGCCACGGAAAGCGTCGAGGAGGCGGATGTCGTCGTCCTCAACACCTGCCACATCCGCGAGAAGGCCGCCGACAAGGTCTACTCCGAACTCGGGCGCCTGCGCGTTCTGAAGACGGCCCGAGCCGAGGCCGGCCTGGACACCCGGATCGTGGTCGCCGGCTGCGTCGCGCAGGCCGAAGGCAAGGAGATCCTGGCGCGGGCGCCCTCGGTCGACGTGGTCGTCGGTCCGCAGAACTATCATCGCCTGCCCGATCTCCTGACCCGTTCTGCCTCGACGCGCGTGGTCGACACGGAGTTTCCCGTCGAGGACAAGTTCGACCATCTGCCCATCCGGCGGACGGCTGCGGTCTCGTCCTTCCTCACCGTGCAGGAAGGCTGCGACAAATTCTGCGCCTTCTGCGTCGTGCCCTATACGCGCGGCGCCGAAGTCTCTCGCTCCGTGGAGGCGATCCTGGACGAGGCGCGCAAACTCGTTCGGGGCGGGGCACGCGAACTCACGCTGATCGGGCAGAACGTCAACGCCTATCACGGGGCCGGCGCCGACGGCGTTCCGGTGACGCTCCCGGCGCTGATTCGCGCGCTCGAGGCGATCCCCGGCCTTCTGCGCCTGCGCTACACCACGAGCCACCCCAACGACATGGCTGACGACCTCATCCGGGCGCATGGGGAGATCGCCGCGCTGATGCCTTACCTGCACCTCCCGGTTCAGTCGGGCTCAACCCGCGTGCTGCAGGCGATGAACCGCAAGCATACGGGCGACCAGTATCGCCGGCTCATCGAGCGCGTGCGCCGGGTCCGGCCGGATATCGCCCTGTCCTCCGACTTCATCGTTGGGTTTCCCGGCGAGACCGACGTGGAGTTCGACGAGACGATGCGCCTCGTGGCCGAGATCGGCTTCGCGTCGGCTTATTCGTTCAAATACAGCCCGCGCCCCGGTACGCCCGCCGCCGAGCGCGAGGACGCGGTGCCCGAGGCCGTGAAGTCCGAGCGCCTGGCAGCCCTCCAGGCCTTGCTCGATGACCAGCGCCACGCCTTCAACGCGTCCGCCGTGGGCCATGTCGTCGAGGTGCTGGTGGAGAAGGCCGGCCGCCATCCGGGGCAGGTCGCCGGCAAGACGCCGCATCTTCTGCCCGTCCAATTCGATGCTCCGGCCGCTACCATCGGTACGGTCGTGCCCGTGCGCGTGGTCCGGGCCGGGTCGAACAGCCTGTTCGGCGAAGCCATCACCGACGAGGCGGCGGCCGCTTGA